One window of the Esox lucius isolate fEsoLuc1 chromosome 8, fEsoLuc1.pri, whole genome shotgun sequence genome contains the following:
- the fryl gene encoding protein furry homolog-like isoform X16, producing MEFLRSLVPAVMSGDGGTLETGGVLSRDTGPRLLRMKRLGLLAMGQTIEEDQDGLVSTSTARPARCSRTNRIKASAPVNSVSRRRAPSVAPQLWEKRNATAMSSITIDPELKPGEFVIKSLFAEFAVLAEKKIEVVMAEPLEKPLSRSLQRGEDAQFDQLISSMSSVAEHCLPSLLRTLFDWYRRQSGTEDESYEYRPRSSTKSKGDEQHRDKDYLLERRDLAIDFIFCLVSVEVLKQIPLHPVPDVLVHEVLNLAFKHFKHKEGYSGPNTGNVHIIADLYAEVIGVLTQSKFQAVRKKFITELKELRQKEQSPYVVQSIISLIMGMKFFRVKMYPVEDFEASFQFMQECAQYFLEVKDKDVKHALAGLFVEILIPVAAAVKNEVNVPCLKNFVEMLYQTTFDLSSRKKHSLALYPLVTCLLCVSQKQFFLNNWHIFLTNCLSHLKMPSNNSIRKQIETLQNKDPKMSRVALESLYRLLWVYIIRIKCESNTVTQSRLLSIVSALFPKGSRSVVPRDTPLNIFVKIIQFIAQERLDFAMKEIIYDLLCVGKSHKTFTINPERMNIGLRAFLVIADSLQQKDGEPPMPTTGVIMPSGNTLRVKKIFLATTLTDEEAKVIGMSLYYPAVRKALDNILRHLDKEVGRSMSMTSVQMSNKEPEDMITGERKPKIDLFRTCVAAIPRLIPDGMSRQDLIELLAKLTIHMDEELRGLAFTTLQALMVDFPEWREDVLSGFVYFVVREVTDVHPTLLDNAVKMLLQLISQWRQAVQTSNKSHEAQQGPGSGTPLPLERSPLWGVLHVVEGLALVVLCSCRPATRRLAVNVLKEVRALHTALGIAKGDEELAIDVMDRVSASVLESFIHLTGADQTNLLYCPSGIDLQTLAEWSSSPISHQFDVVSPSHIWVFAHVTQGQDPWAISLSSYLRQEHLPKHCPTAVSYAWMFAYTRLQLLSPQVDINSPINAKKVNSLSSSSDSYVGLWRNYLILCCSSATSSPNSSSSSTSGSVRCSPPETLASTPDSGYSYDSKIIGTPSPSSLFKHVVPMMRSESMDITESLVLGLGRTNPVAFRELIEELNLIIKEALERRPENMKRRRRRDILRVQLVRIFELLADAGVISQTTSGGLDGESHSLNSTLLEYVDLTRQLLEAENDKDSDTLKDIRCHFSALVANIIQNVPVHQRRTIFPQQSLRHSLFMLFSHWAGPFSIMFTPLDRYSDRNMQINRHQYCALKAMSAVLCCGPVADNVGLSSDGYLYKWLDNILDSQDRKVHQLGCEAVMLLLELNPDQSNLMFWAVDRCYTGSRRVAAGCFRAIANVFHNRDYQFDTVVLLNLILFKAADSSRDIYEVAMQLLQILEPKLFRYAHKLEIQRTDGILTPPSPLPHLYSVSYYQLSEELARTYPELTMPIFSEVSQRIQTAHPGGRQVMLHYLLPWMNNVELVDFKPSPRRQEEAPMGEEEEDARERDLMMVNSRRWLRGEGWGSPHATTMVLNNLMFMTAKYGDEFAWSEIENVWTTLADSWPKNLKIILHFLISMSGVNSEPSLLPYVKRVVVYLGRDKTMQLLEELMFELDLTDPVSSAVTHMDNPPYYRITSSYKIPSVTSAGTTSSSNTMVPGAEGHHDTSKNKDPNMDDSYVHLDIYSGLNSNLNRQHHRLESRYSSSSGGSYEEEKSDSMPLYANWRLKVMDHNRPEPLPFPPTGGCWSPLVDYLPETNTPGVPLHRCNIAVILLTDLIVDHGVKVEWSAYIHLLLHSIFIGFDHQHPEVYEHCKRLLLHLLVVQGTNSSVQSLASVLLRNREYNDPKVLTVKPTPHQFNLTGVCDFVPDYQPSPMTDSGLSSSSTSSSISLGAGGTPLPHLTPALINEVDVTAEQDEKVKALIEFVTSRKRGPLWNHEDVSPKNPHIKSADQLSVFLRHVVTVFKQSESGFQLDQLLSEVALQTALSCSSRHYAGRSFQIFRALKQPLTAATLSAVLSRLVETVGDPGEEAQGFVIELLLTLESGIDTLADTVKNYDLLIALAQASAPEHSLGAKFAANRKSTGQLNLSSGGLFLPGHYPHGHARSNSLRASLMGERKGDRRRSNTLDVADRLCGSHGNLARTRSLSSLREGGGGGPGREATPPVDPSNLMATVFWIATSLLESDYEFEYLLALRLLNKLLGQLPLEKADSRERLERVQAKLKWYSFPGLLQLFLKGFTSTSTQELTIHLLSKLISVSRHTLVDPSQVAGFPLNILCLLPHLIQHFDNPTPFCKETADKIAKVCAEEKTSTLSNKSATLSNLAHMMTLYSTHSYSRDYSNWINVVCRYLHDAFPEITFNLVTYLAELLEKGLPSMQQSLLQIIYSLLSHIDLSAAPVKQFNLEIMKIIGKYIQSPYWKEAQNILKLVVSRSASLVVPDEMQRSYSTESSGSPEIAFTRIFNNSSKELPGKTLDFHFDISETPIIGHKYGDQRTAAGRNGKPQVIAVTRSTSSTSSGSNSNGLVPVSWKRPQLSQRRTREKLMNVLSLCGAESGIPKNPSVVFSSNEDLDSGDQQTSLIPTVEEAVREEEVQGEDAGSEQQFGVFKDFDFLDVELEDAEGESMDNFNWGVRRRSLDSMDKGEGDGDTPSLQECQYAGSTPSLNLTNQEDTDESSEEEVLTASQILTRSGLMNSDSATDDATSNHVDSLQQSQESSCSGLTEETTALLPRVDSPALEMPRSDSLSSQLPEDGVSMTAADELSSSVSTDTGFGSSAPPLPPDPPELYDLTDTQDPHDQLDPAPPPPPAIDTPPGSLCEEGDSLTVLPPLPDSPCGSVCEEDVTLALKELDERCEEEEADFSDMSSQDEGDQDGYPEIKASPPPSPFLSAILAAFQPVAYDNEEDAWRCHVNQMLSDTDGSSAVYTFHVFSRLFKSMHRKFSTITHSSVRFLGERLQRMGNQFLSSLEVMTSHSQCPTVLLDAETLVSCGLLETLKFSVLELQEHLDTYNGKREAAEEWLENCRKTFGDKDDNQRPNTQAQELELCRRLYKLHFQLLLLFQAYCKLISLVDTIKGDAEVTNMSEELAMLESCLKQAETGVDGQEEMGVSDASQTSTESAIQSLIESLRARDFGSALTQVKTFRSLWPNDIFGNESDDAVQTLLHIYFRHQTLGQTGCLAVVGPSRDLSQASGRLMELNLQIREALSQACQLPQTTVVSTGL from the exons GAGAAACCCTTATCACGGTCCCTTCAGAGAGGGGAAGATGCCCAGTTTGATCAG TTAATAAGCTCTATGAGCTCCGTAGCGGAACACTGTTTGCCCTCCCTGCTGCGAACACTATTTGACTGGTATCGGCGGCAGAGCGGCACTGAGGATGAGTCCTATGAGTACAGGCCTCGCTCCAGCACCAAGTCCAAAGG GGATGAACAGCATCGGGACAAAGACTACCTGTTGGAGCGGAGGGACTTAGCCATAGATTTCATATTCTGTTTAGTTTCAGTAGAAGTGTTAAAACAG ATTCCTCTTCATCCCGTGCCAGATGTTTTAGTACATGAAGTTCTGAACCTGGCATTCAAGCACTTTAAACACAAAGAGGG gTACTCTGGCCCCAACACTGGCAATGTACACATCATTGCTGACCTGTATGCTGAAGTCATTGGAGTGCTCACACAGTCAAA GTTCCAGGCGGTGCGTAAGAAGTTCATCACAGAGCTGAAGGAGCTGAGGCAGAAGGAGCAGAGCCCCTATGTGGTCCAGAGCATCATCAGCCTCATCATGGGCATGAAGTTCTTCAGGGTCAAGATGTACCCAGTGGAGGACTTTGAGGCCTCCTTCCAGTTCATGCAG GAGTGTGCGCAGTACTTCCTGGAGGTGAAGGATAAGGATGTAAAGCATGCCCTGGCTGGCCTGTTTGTGGAGATCCTTATCCCTGTTGCAGCT GCAGTGAAGAATGAAGTCAACGTGCCGTGCCTCAAGAACTTTGTTGAGATGCTCTACCAGACGACCTTTGACCTTAGCTCCAGAAAGAAGCACTCCTTG gcACTGTATCCTCTGGTGACGTGTCTGCTGTGTGTCAGTCAGAAGCAGTTCTTCCTCAATAACTGGCACATCTTCCTCACAAACTGCCTCTCTCATCTGAAG ATGCCGTCTAACAACAGCATCAGAAAGCAGATTGAGACGCTGCAG AACAAAGATCCCAAGATGTCCCGTGTGGCGCTGGAGTCGCTCTACAGACTGCTGTGGGTCTACATCATCAGAATCAAGTGTGAGAGTAATACGGTCACACAGAG CCGGCTGCTCAGCATTGTTTCAGCACTTTTCCCCAAAGGTTCCCGCAGTGTGGTGCCGAGGGATACGCCCCTCAACATCTTCGTCAAGATCATCCAGTTCATAGCTCAG GAAAGGCTGGACTTTGCTATGAAGGAGATCATTTACGACCTCCTTTGTGTTGGGAAATCTCACAAGACCTTCACCATCAACCCAGAG AGGATGAATATCGGCCTCAGGGCCTTCCTGGTCATAGCTGACAGTTTGCAGCAGAAGGACGGGGAGCCTCCAATGCCAACCACAGGGGTCATCATGCCTTCAGGAAACACCCTGCGCGTCAAGAAGATCTTCCTGGCCACCACCCTCACTGACGAGGAGGCCAAGGTCATCG gcatgtCACTATACTACCCTGCCGTGAGGAAGGCCTTGGACAACATCCTACGTCACCTAGACAAGGAGGTGGGCCGTTCCATGAGCATGACCAGCGTCCAGATGTCCAACAAGGAACCTGAGGACATGATCAC GGGGGAGAGGAAGCCAAAGATCGACCTGTTTCGTACGTGTGTGGCAGCCATCCCCAGACTGATCCCAGACGGCATGAGCCGACAAGACCTCATTGAGCTGCTGGCCAA GCTGACCATCCACATGGATGAGGAGCTGCGCGGCCTGGCCTTCACCACCCTGCAGGCCCTGATGGTGGACTTCCCAGAGTGGAGGGAGGACGTGCTCTCCGGCTTTGTCTACTTTGTTGTGCGTGAGGTCACCGACGTCCATCCCACGCTGTTGGACAATGCTGTCAAGATGCTGCTGCAGCTCATCAGCCAGTGGAGGCAGGCCGTCCAGACCAGCAACAAGAGCCACGAGGCCCAG CAGGGCCCTGGCAGCGGTACGCCTCTCCCCCTGGAACGCTCTCCTCTGTGGGGGGTGCTGCATGTGGTGGAGGGCCTGGCTCTGGTGGTGCTGTGCAGCTGCCGCCCCGCCACCCGCAGGCTGGCCGTTAACGTCCTCAAAGAGGTCCGAGCCCTGCACACCGCTTTGGGAATCGCCAAG GGAGACGAGGAATTGGCCATAGATGTTATGGACAGAGTCAGTGCGTCTGTGCTGGAGAGCTTCATCCACCTGACTGGAGCTGACCAG ACCAACCTCCTTTACTGTCCCAGCGGTATTGACCTGCAGACGCTGGCAGAATGGAGCTCGTCTCCTATCAGCCACCAGTTCGACGTGGTCAGCCCGTCGCACATCTGGGTGTTTGCCCATGTGACGCAAGGTCAGGACCCCTGGGCCATAAGCCTGTCCAGCTACCTGCGCCAGGAGCACCTGCCCAAGCATTGCCCCACCGCGGTCAGCTATGCCTGGATGTTTGCCTACACACGCCTCCAGTTGCTGTCTCCACAAGTGGACATCAA CAGCCCTATAAATGCCAAGAAGGTGAACAGCCTGAGCAGCAGTAGTGACTCATACGTGGGGCTATGGAGGAACTACCTTATCCTCTGTTGCAGCTCCGCCACCTCCTCCCCCaactcctcctcatcctccacctCCGGCTCCGTCCGCTGCTCCCCGCCTGAGACGCTGGCGTCCACGCCGGACAGTGGCTACAGCTATGACTCAAAG aTTATTGGCACTCCGTCCCCCTCATCCCTGTTCAAACACGTCGTCCCGATGATGCGCTCTGAGAGCATGGACATAACAGAGTCTCTCGTCCTGGGTCTTGGCCGGACCAACCCCGTGGCCTTCAG AGAGTTAATAGAGGAGCTGAACCTCATCATTAAGGAGGCTCTGGAGAGGAGGCCGGAG AACATGAAGCGACGCAGGCGCCGTGACATCCTCAGGGTCCAGCTGGTCCGGATCTTTGAGCTGCTGGCGGATGCTGGAGTCATCAGTCAGAC TACGAGTGGCGGTCTGGATGGGGAGAGTCACTCTCTGAACTCTACCCTGTTGGAGTATGTGGATCTGACCAGACAGCTGCTGGAGGCCGAAAATGACAAAGACTCAGACACACTGAAGGACATCCGCTGCCACTTCAGCGCCTTGGTGGCCAATATCATCCAGAACGTCCCAG TTCACCAGAGGAGGACCATCTTCCCCCAGCAGTCTCTGAGACACAGTCTGTTCATGTTGTTCAGCCACTGGGCCGGGCCGTTCAGCATCATGTTCACCCCGCTGGATCGCTACAGCGACCGCAACATGCAGATCAACCGGCACCAGTACTGTGCACTCAAG GCCATGTCTGCTGTGTTGTGCTGCGGTCCAGTTGCTGACAACGTGGGCCTCTCCTCAGATGGCTACCTTTACAAGTGGCTGGACAACATCCTGGACTCCCAGGACAGGAAG GTGCACCAGTTGGGCTGTGAGGCTGTGATGCTGCTGTTGGAGCTGAATCCAGACCAGAGTAACCTGATGTTCTGGGCCGTGGACCGCTGCTACACTGGGTCACGGCGCGTGGCGGCCGGTTGCTTCAGGGCCATCGCCAACGTCTTTCACAACAG GGATTACCAGTTTGACACTGTGGTGCTGCTCAACCTAATCCTGTTCAAGGCAGCTGATTCGTCCAGAGATATCTATGAGGTGGCCATGCAGCTGTTGCAG ATCTTGGAGCCCAAGCTCTTCCGTTACGCTCATAAACTAGAGATCCAGAGAACAGATGGGATTctgacccctccctctcccctgcctCACCTCTACTCCGTCTCCTACTACCAGTTGTCTGAGGAGCTGGCCCGGACCTACCCGGAGCTCACCATGCCCATTTTCTCAG AGGTAAGCCAGCGCATCCAGACAGCGCACCCTGGTGGTCGCCAGGTGATGCTTCACTACCTCTTGCCGTGGATGAACAACGTGGAGCTGGTGGACTTTAAGCCTTCGCCTCGGAGACAGGAGGAGGCGCCCatgggtgaggaggaggaggatgccCGGGAGCGTGACTTGATGATGGTCAACAGCCGCCGCTGGCTCCGAGGGGAGGGCTGGGGCTCCCCGCACGCCACAACCATGGTGCTCAACAACCTCATGTTTATGACTGCCAAG TATGGGGATGAGTTTGCCTGGTCAGAGATAGAGAATGTGTGGACCACCCTCGCAGACAGCTGGCCAAAGAACCTCAAGATCATCCTGCACTTCCTGATCAGCATGTCAGGGGTTAACAGTGAGCCCAGCCTCCTGCCCTAT GTGAAGCGGGTGGTGGTGTACCTGGGCAGAGATAAGACTATGCAGCTTCTGGAAGAGCTGATGTTTGAACTGGACCTGACAGACCCAGTGAGCTCGGCTGTCACTCATATGGACAACCCCCCCTACTACCGCATCACCTCCAGCTACAAGATCCCCTCGGTCACCTCAGCAG GAACCACCTCCAGCAGTAACACCATGGTGCCGGGAGCAGAAGGTCACCATGACACCAGCAAGAACAAAGACCCCAACATGGATGACAG TTATGTCCATCTGGACATCTACAGCGGTCTGAACAGTAACCTGAACCGCCAGCACCACCGCCTGGAGTCTCGCTACAGCAGCAGCTCTGGAGGATCCTACGAGGAGGAGAAGA GTGATTCTATGCCGCTGTACGCTAACTGGCGTCTGAAGGTGATGGACCACAACCGTCCAGAGCCACTCCCCTTCCCGCCCACAGGGGGCTGCTGGTCCCCTCTGGTGGATTACCTGCCAGAGACTAATACCCCCGGAGTACCCCTCCACAG GTGCAACATCGCTGTGATCCTACTGACTGACCTCATAGTGGACCACGGGGTCAAGGTGGAGTGGAGTGCCTACATTCACCTCCTGCTGCACTCCATCTTCATAG GGTTTGACCACCAGCATCCCGAGGTCTATGAGCACTGTAAACGCCTGCTGCTTCACCTGCTTGTGGTCCAGGGAACCAACAGCAGCGTCCAATCCCTGGCCTCCGTGCTACTGCGCAACCGGGAGTACAACGACCCCAAGGTGCTGACTGTGAAGCCAACGCCCCACCAGTTCAACCTCACAG GAGTGTGTGACTTTGTGCCAGACTACCAGCCGTCTCCCATGACAGACTCAGGCCTGAGCTCCAGCTCGACATCGTCCAGCATCAGCCTGGGAGCCGGAGGAACGCCCCTGCCTCACCTCACCCCTGCCCTGATCAATGAGGTGGATGTCACCGCCGAGCAGGACGAGAAGGTCAAAGCCCTCATTGAGTTTGTCACTTCCAG GAAGCGGGGTCCCCTGTGGAACCACGAGGATGTGTCACCCAAGAACCCCCACATAAAGAGTGCTGACCAGCTCAGCGTGTTCCTCAGACATGTAGTGACTGTCTTCAAACAGTCCGAGTCAG gTTTCCAGCTGGACCAGTTGCTCAGTGAGGTCGCCCTGCAGACGGCCTTGTCCTGCTCCTCTCGGCACTATGCAGGCCGATCCTTCCAGATCTTCAGGGCACTCAAACAACCTCTGACAGCTGCCACTCTTTCTGCTGTCCTGTCACGCCTTGTAGAGACAGTGGGAGATCCTGGAGAGGAAGCACAG GGTTTTGTTATCGAGCTGCTGCTGACTTTGGAGTCAGGGATCGACACGCTCGCTGACACCGTGAAGAACTATGACCTTCTCATCGCCTTGGCACA GGCCTCTGCTCCTGAGCACTCGCTGGGGGCTAAGTTTGCAGCCAATAGGAAGAGCACGGGCCAGCTGAACCTGAGCAGTGGGGGTCTGTTCCTCCCGGGCCACTACCCGCATGGCCACGCCCGCAGCAACTCCCTCCGCGCCAGCCTCATGGGCGAGCGCAAGGGCGACCGCCGCCGCAGCAACACCCTGGACGTCGCCGACCGCCTCTGTGGTAGCCACGGCAACCTGGCCCGAACGCGGAGCTTGTCGTCTTTGCGGGAGGGCGGAGGGGGTGGGCCCGGCAGGGAGGCCACCCCTCCGGTGGACCCGTCCAACCTGATGGCCACGGTGTTCTGGATAGCCACCTCCCTCCTGGAGTCGGACTACGAGTTTGAGTACCTGCTGGCCCTGCGGCTGCTCAACAAGCTACTGGGCCAGCTTCCCCTGGAGAAGGCCGACAGCAGGGAGAGGCTGGAGAGGGTGCAAGCCAAGCTGAAGTGGTACAGCTTCCCCGGCCTGCTGCAGCTGTTCCTCAAGGGCTTCACCTCAACGTCCACCCAGGAGCTCACCATCCACCTGCTCAGCAAGCTCATCAGCGTCTCCCGACACACTCTGGTCGACCCCTCCCAGGTGGCAG GATTCCCTCTGAACATCCTGTGCCTGCTGCCTCACCTCATCCAGCACTTTGACAACCCTACACCGTTCTGCAAGGAGACGGCTGACAAGATAGCCAAGGTGTGTGCCGAGGAGAAGACGTCCACGCTGTCCAACAAGTCAGCCACGCTGTCTAACCTGGCACATATGATGACCCTGTACAGCACTCACAGCTACTCCAGAGactacagcaactggatcaACGTGGTGTGTCGCTACCTACACGACGCCTTCCCTGAGATCACCTTCAATCTGGTCACCTACCTGGCCGAG TTGCTTGAGAAAGGCCTACCCAGCATGCAGCAGTCCCTGCTACAGATCATCTACAGCCTGTTGAGTCACATTGACCTTTCAGCTGCGCCGGTCAAACAGTTCAACCTGGAGATCATGAAGATCATTGGCAAATACATCCAG AGCCCGTACTGGAAGGAGGCCCAGAACATCCTGAAGCTGGTGGTGTCTCGGTCGGCCAGCCTGGTGGTGCCAGATGAGATGCAGCGCTCCTATAGCACCGAGTCCTCAGGGTCCCCAGAGATCGCCTTCACTCGGATATTCAACAACTCCTCTAAGGAGCTGCCCGGCAAGACGCTGGACTTCCACTTTGACATCTCAGAG ACGCCCATCATAGGGCATAAGTATGGGGACCAGCGCACAGCTGCGGGGCGGAATGGGAAGCCGCAGGTCATCGCTGTGACACGAAGCACGTCTTCCACATCCTCTGGATCCAACTCCAATGGCCTGGTGCCTGTCAGCTGGAAGAGGCCTCAGCTCTCCCAG AGGAGAACTAGAGAGAAGCTCATGAATGTTCTCTCTCTGTGCGGTGCCGAGTCGGGCATTCCCAAGAATCCTTCT GTGGTGTTCTCGTCCAACGAGGACCTGGACTCAGGCGACCAGCAGACCAGTCTGATCCCCACAGTGGAGGAGGCGGTAAGGGAAGAGGAGGTTCAAGGGGAGGACGCAGGAAGTGAGCAGCAGTTTGGGGTCTTCAAGGACTTTGACTTCCTGGATGTGGAGCTGGAGGACGCAGAG GGCGAGAGCATGGACAACTTCAACTGGGGCGTGCGTCGGCGCTCCCTGGACAGCATGGACAAGGGGGAAGGAGACGGGGACACGCCGTCCCTGCAGGAGTGTCAGTACGCGGGCAGCACGCCCAGCCTCAACCTCACCAACCAGGAGGACACGGACGAGTCGTCTGAGGAGGAGGTACTGACCGCTAGCCAGATTCTCACCCGCTCTGGCCTC ATGAACAGTGACTCAGCTACGGACGACGCCACGTCCAACCACGTGGACTCTCTGCAGCAGTCCCAGGAGTCATCCTGCAGTGGTCTGACGGAAGAGACCACCGCCCTGCTGCCCCGCGTGGACAGCCCCGCCCTGGAGATGCCCCGCTCCGACTCCCTCAGCAGCCAGCTGCCTGAG GACGGGGTTAGCATGACGGCAGCGGACGAGCTGAGCAGCAGTGTGAGCACAGACACGGGGTTTGGCAGCAGTGCCCCCCCTCTGCCCCCGGACCCCCCGGAGTTGTACGATCTCACGGACACGCAGGACCCCCACGACCAACTTGACCcggccccccctccccctccggCCATAGACACCCCGCCGGGATCCCTCTGTGAGGAGGGGGACTCCCTCACGGTCCTGCCCCCCCTCCCAGACAGCCCCTGTGGCTCCGTGTGCGAGGAGGATGTGACGCTGGCACTGAAGGAGCTGGATGAACgctgtgaggaggaggaggcggacTTCTCGGATATGTCCAG TCAAGACGAGGGGGATCAGGATGGTTATCCCGAGATCAAGgcctccccacccccctctcccttcctctccgcCATCCTGGCAGCTTTCCAGCCTGTCGCCTATGACAACGAGGAGGATGCCTGGCGTTGCCATGTCAACCAGATGTTGTCTGACACGGATGGGTCCTCTGCTGTGTACACCTTCCACGTGTTCTCCCGACTGTTTAAG AGCATGCATCGGAAgttttccaccatcacccaCTCGTCGGTTCGTTTCCTTGGAGAAAGGCTGCAGCGAATGGGGAACCAGTTCCTTAGTTCCCTGGAGGTCATGACCTCTCACTCTCAGTGCCCCACGGTGCTGCTGGACGCTGAAACA CTGGTGTCATGTGGGCTCCTGGAGACTCTGAAGTTCAGCGTGCTGGAGTTGCAGGAACACCTGGACACGTACAACGGGAAGAGGGAGGCAGCCGAGGAG TGGTTAGAGAACTGCAGGAAGACGTTTGGCGACAAGGACGACAACCAGCGCCCCAACACTCAGGCCCAG gagTTGGAGTTGTGTCGCCGGCTGTACAAGCTGCACTTCCAGCTACTGCTGCTCTTCCAGGCCTACTGTAAACTCATCAGTCTTGTGGACACCATCAAGGGAGATGCTGAG